From Solidesulfovibrio carbinoliphilus subsp. oakridgensis, the proteins below share one genomic window:
- a CDS encoding methyltransferase domain-containing protein has protein sequence MKRPLQRRFEQAAATYEAAAQVQRLVAARLAALCPATLGAPVLEIGAGSGLLTRALLPRTRGPYLALDLAPGMLARAAMPGARKVAADGERPPFRDGAFAFLASASAMHWYADPAASIPADLRLVRPGGGFAIALYVEGTLAELAEAAAATGFGSVYPMRPAAFYRELFAAIPGIEWSMEEARQVVTHESVPTLLRSLKGAGVTHTEGRRAGSPARYREFRKYYAERFGTVEGMPASYAVLYCCGRRTGGAG, from the coding sequence CGAACAGGCCGCCGCCACCTACGAGGCCGCGGCCCAGGTCCAGCGGCTGGTGGCCGCCCGGTTGGCCGCCCTGTGTCCGGCCACCCTCGGCGCTCCCGTCCTCGAAATCGGCGCGGGCAGCGGCCTGCTCACGCGCGCGCTTTTGCCCCGGACCCGGGGCCCGTACCTGGCCCTCGACCTGGCGCCGGGCATGTTGGCCCGGGCCGCCATGCCCGGCGCCCGCAAGGTCGCGGCCGACGGCGAACGGCCGCCCTTCCGGGACGGCGCCTTCGCCTTCCTGGCCTCGGCCTCGGCCATGCACTGGTACGCCGATCCGGCCGCGTCCATCCCGGCCGACCTGCGGCTCGTGCGGCCGGGCGGCGGCTTCGCCATCGCCCTCTATGTGGAAGGGACGCTTGCGGAGCTGGCCGAGGCCGCGGCGGCCACGGGCTTCGGCTCGGTCTATCCCATGCGGCCGGCGGCCTTTTACCGGGAGCTTTTCGCCGCAATACCGGGCATCGAGTGGAGCATGGAGGAGGCGCGCCAGGTGGTGACGCACGAGAGCGTGCCCACCCTTCTTCGCAGCCTCAAGGGTGCGGGCGTGACCCACACGGAAGGCCGGCGGGCGGGCAGCCCGGCCAGGTATCGGGAATTTCGGAAGTATTACGCCGAACGGTTCGGCACGGTGGAAGGCATGCCGGCCAGCTACGCCGTGCTCTACTGCTGCGGCCGCCGCACCGGCGGCGCGGGCTGA
- the rpoZ gene encoding DNA-directed RNA polymerase subunit omega, whose amino-acid sequence MARITVEDCLEKINNRFLIVQMAIKRVHQYREGYEPLVECKNKEVVTALREIAAGEVLPSEPIVEAGVLLPENE is encoded by the coding sequence ATGGCGCGCATTACCGTCGAAGACTGCCTGGAAAAAATCAACAACCGTTTCCTCATCGTGCAGATGGCCATCAAGCGTGTGCACCAGTACCGCGAAGGCTACGAGCCCCTGGTCGAGTGCAAAAACAAGGAAGTGGTCACCGCCCTTCGCGAGATCGCCGCCGGTGAAGTGTTGCCGAGCGAGCCCATCGTCGAAGCGGGCGTGCTGCTGCCCGAAAACGAATAG
- a CDS encoding sigma-54-dependent transcriptional regulator encodes MAKILVIDDDTHIREVCRLVIEGMDHEVETRPNLTKGLEALDKDAFDVVYLDVDLPDGNGLLSIPRITERERAPEVIIFTGASYPNGAELAIKNGAWDYIEKPATAESMTLPLIRALQYRKEKFAHRPPTVALKREGIIGNSPRVASCLDLVAQAANSDANTLITGETGTGKELFARAIHDNSDRAEGPFVVVDCSSLTETLIESVLFGHAKGAFTGAEKKQEGLIKQADKGTLFLDEVGELPFSQQKAFLRVLQERRFRPVGAKEEETSDFRLVAATNRDLEALVASGTFRNDLLFRLRTMHIHIPALRQRDADIRELTIHYMNAFCLKYKVPLKGFSPEFLDTLQAYDWPGNVRELVNLMENIIVRAQFEPTLYPKHLPPEVRIRIMSGKRQEAANGQEMELLPPIEPAPAQPELVLTPFDDYKKETEHRYFKTLMQATGGDIHKACDLSQLGKQSLYRYLRIHGIPTRA; translated from the coding sequence ATGGCGAAAATTCTGGTCATCGACGACGACACCCATATCCGCGAGGTCTGCCGGCTGGTCATCGAGGGCATGGACCACGAGGTCGAAACCCGGCCGAATCTGACCAAGGGCCTCGAAGCCCTGGATAAAGACGCCTTTGACGTGGTCTACCTGGACGTGGACCTGCCGGACGGCAACGGGCTTCTCTCCATCCCGAGGATCACCGAGCGGGAGCGGGCCCCGGAAGTCATCATCTTCACCGGCGCGAGCTACCCCAACGGCGCGGAACTGGCCATCAAAAACGGCGCCTGGGACTACATCGAAAAACCGGCCACCGCCGAATCCATGACCCTGCCGCTCATTCGCGCCCTGCAGTACCGCAAGGAGAAATTCGCCCACCGACCGCCCACCGTGGCCCTGAAGCGCGAAGGCATCATCGGCAACAGCCCGCGCGTGGCAAGCTGCCTCGATCTCGTGGCCCAGGCCGCCAACTCCGACGCCAACACGCTCATTACCGGCGAGACCGGCACGGGCAAGGAACTCTTCGCCCGGGCCATCCACGACAACAGCGACCGGGCCGAGGGGCCGTTCGTGGTGGTCGACTGTTCGAGCCTGACCGAGACGCTGATCGAATCCGTGCTCTTCGGCCACGCCAAGGGGGCTTTCACGGGCGCGGAGAAAAAGCAGGAAGGGCTGATCAAGCAGGCCGACAAGGGAACGCTCTTCCTCGACGAGGTGGGCGAGCTGCCCTTTTCCCAGCAAAAGGCCTTTTTGCGCGTGCTCCAGGAGCGCCGCTTCCGGCCGGTCGGGGCCAAGGAGGAGGAGACCAGCGATTTCAGGCTCGTCGCCGCCACCAACAGGGACCTCGAAGCCCTGGTCGCCTCGGGCACGTTTCGAAACGACCTGCTCTTTCGCCTGCGCACCATGCACATCCACATCCCGGCCCTGCGCCAGCGCGACGCGGACATCCGGGAGCTGACCATCCACTACATGAACGCCTTTTGCCTCAAGTACAAGGTGCCGCTCAAGGGCTTTTCCCCGGAATTCCTCGACACCCTCCAGGCCTACGACTGGCCGGGCAACGTGCGCGAGCTGGTCAACCTCATGGAAAACATCATCGTGCGGGCCCAGTTCGAGCCGACCCTCTACCCCAAGCACCTGCCGCCGGAAGTCCGCATCCGCATCATGAGCGGCAAACGGCAGGAGGCCGCCAACGGCCAGGAAATGGAGCTCCTGCCGCCCATCGAACCGGCCCCGGCCCAGCCGGAACTCGTGCTCACGCCCTTTGACGACTACAAGAAGGAAACCGAGCACCGGTATTTCAAGACGCTCATGCAGGCGACCGGCGGCGACATCCACAAGGCCTGCGACCTGTCCCAGCTCGGCAAGCAAAGCCTCTACCGCTACCTGCGTATCCACGGCATCCCGACCAGGGCCTAA
- a CDS encoding PP2C family protein-serine/threonine phosphatase, producing MEDDLSILISLLQSVCVVMVLAYVLARTRLFAQLLDGRRTPGNLAAVIVLFGLFSIYGTLSGIPLLGSVINIRDLGPALAGLLAGPLAGLGAGLIGGAHRYTLGGPTCHGCVLSTVVAGLAGGLVNTRLHGRLPSTGQAAALALAIEAFHMLAGLALGQPFDTALAVVRAAVVPMLVSNAAGMAVFVCIMRNVIEARDTRRAKEAIEGELRVARDIQMGIVPRIFPAFPDRPEVELFAVLDSAKEVGGDFYDYYALDADRIFLVIGDVSGKGVPASLVMAVTMTLFKAYARANRSPAEVAARVNAKLAEGNDTGLFVTAFCAVLDVRTGSLRYANAGHNPPVVLRASGESGFLPRQGGLVLGAMPEYAYRTGSLTLDPGDTLVLYTDGVTEAMDASDTLFGEARLLAACLPERRRAPKIVVEAVIAAVRAFAGTAPQSDDITLLAVRYQGGGAPTLPLDAVAGLGI from the coding sequence GTGGAAGACGACCTGTCGATCCTCATAAGCCTGCTCCAGAGCGTGTGCGTGGTCATGGTCCTGGCCTACGTGCTGGCCCGGACGCGGCTTTTCGCCCAACTCCTCGACGGCCGGCGCACGCCCGGGAATCTGGCCGCGGTGATCGTCCTCTTCGGGCTTTTTTCCATCTACGGCACCCTTTCCGGCATCCCGCTCCTCGGGTCGGTGATCAACATCCGCGACCTCGGCCCGGCCCTGGCCGGCCTGCTGGCCGGTCCCCTGGCCGGGCTCGGGGCCGGCCTGATCGGTGGAGCCCACCGCTACACCCTGGGCGGCCCGACCTGCCACGGCTGCGTGCTCTCGACCGTGGTGGCGGGCCTGGCCGGCGGGCTGGTCAACACCCGGCTTCACGGCCGGCTGCCGTCCACGGGCCAGGCCGCGGCCCTGGCCCTCGCCATCGAGGCCTTCCACATGCTGGCCGGCCTGGCCCTGGGCCAGCCCTTTGACACGGCCCTGGCCGTGGTCCGGGCCGCCGTGGTGCCCATGCTCGTGTCCAACGCCGCCGGCATGGCGGTCTTCGTCTGCATCATGCGAAACGTCATCGAGGCCCGGGACACGCGGCGGGCCAAGGAGGCCATCGAAGGGGAACTCCGTGTCGCCCGGGACATTCAGATGGGCATCGTGCCCCGGATCTTCCCGGCCTTCCCGGACCGGCCGGAAGTCGAACTCTTCGCCGTCCTCGACTCGGCCAAGGAAGTGGGCGGCGATTTCTACGACTACTACGCCCTGGACGCGGACCGGATCTTCCTGGTCATCGGCGACGTCTCGGGCAAGGGCGTGCCGGCGTCGCTGGTCATGGCCGTCACGATGACGCTTTTCAAGGCCTATGCCCGGGCCAACCGGAGCCCGGCCGAAGTGGCGGCCCGGGTCAACGCCAAGCTGGCCGAGGGCAACGACACCGGCCTTTTCGTCACCGCCTTTTGCGCCGTGCTCGACGTGCGCACCGGCTCCCTGCGCTACGCCAACGCCGGCCACAATCCGCCGGTGGTGCTGCGGGCCTCGGGCGAGTCGGGATTCTTGCCGCGCCAGGGCGGGCTGGTCCTCGGAGCCATGCCCGAGTACGCCTACCGCACCGGCAGCCTGACCCTGGACCCGGGCGACACCCTGGTCCTTTATACCGACGGCGTGACCGAAGCCATGGACGCGTCGGACACGCTTTTCGGCGAAGCCCGGCTGCTTGCGGCCTGCCTGCCCGAGCGCCGTCGGGCCCCGAAAATCGTGGTCGAGGCCGTGATCGCGGCGGTGCGGGCCTTTGCCGGGACCGCTCCCCAGTCCGACGACATCACCCTGCTGGCCGTCCGCTACCAGGGAGGAGGCGCCCCCACCTTGCCCCTTGACGCAGTCGCGGGTCTTGGAATATAA
- a CDS encoding tetratricopeptide repeat protein, with protein sequence MGTLLRFAPLALALTLALPALALADPTLDYRDGVAAATKGDMDTAIAAFTRIIDAGAGIDPKNLASAYNLRGMCHDAKNETEAAIADYTKAVETDSKLAEAFGNRAMAYMKLGQVDKAKADATSAKRIDRKVKVPTFE encoded by the coding sequence ATGGGAACACTTTTGCGCTTCGCGCCTCTGGCGCTGGCCCTGACCCTGGCCCTGCCGGCCCTGGCCCTGGCCGATCCGACGCTCGACTACCGGGACGGCGTGGCCGCCGCCACCAAGGGCGACATGGACACGGCCATCGCGGCCTTCACGCGCATCATCGACGCCGGCGCGGGCATCGACCCGAAAAACCTGGCCAGCGCCTACAACCTGCGCGGCATGTGCCACGACGCCAAGAATGAGACCGAAGCGGCCATCGCCGACTACACCAAGGCCGTGGAGACCGATTCCAAGCTGGCCGAGGCCTTCGGCAACCGGGCCATGGCCTACATGAAGCTCGGGCAGGTGGACAAGGCCAAGGCGGACGCCACGTCGGCCAAGCGCATCGACCGCAAGGTCAAAGTCCCGACCTTCGAGTAG
- the hisH gene encoding imidazole glycerol phosphate synthase subunit HisH, which translates to MLAILDYKAGNQTSVLRALTHLGIPCRITADPSILADASGIIFPGVGAAGQAMLELTSTGLDAVLTGQVAAGKPLLGICVGCQILLDYSAENDTTALGIVPGQCAMFTPALTDEDGIPIRIPHMGWNQVALKAPCELFDGIAPEAEFYFVHSYYPVPADEYVLGTTVYGLPFCSVHGRKGLWAVQFHPEKSGRPGLSLLRNFAAYCQEA; encoded by the coding sequence ATGCTTGCCATTTTGGACTACAAGGCCGGGAACCAGACGAGCGTTTTACGGGCCCTGACCCACCTCGGCATCCCGTGCCGCATCACGGCCGATCCGTCGATCCTCGCCGACGCCTCGGGCATCATCTTTCCGGGCGTGGGCGCGGCCGGCCAGGCCATGCTGGAGCTGACCTCCACCGGGCTCGACGCCGTCTTGACCGGGCAGGTCGCGGCCGGAAAGCCCCTGCTCGGCATCTGCGTCGGCTGCCAGATCCTCCTCGACTACAGCGCCGAGAACGACACCACGGCCCTTGGCATCGTGCCCGGCCAGTGCGCCATGTTCACCCCGGCCCTGACCGACGAGGACGGCATCCCCATCCGCATCCCGCACATGGGCTGGAACCAGGTGGCCCTCAAGGCGCCGTGCGAACTCTTCGACGGCATCGCGCCCGAAGCGGAATTCTATTTCGTCCACAGCTACTACCCGGTGCCGGCCGACGAATACGTCCTTGGCACCACGGTCTACGGCCTGCCGTTCTGTTCGGTGCACGGCCGCAAGGGGCTTTGGGCGGTCCAGTTTCACCCGGAAAAAAGCGGCCGGCCGGGCCTGTCCCTGCTGCGCAATTTCGCCGCCTACTGCCAGGAGGCCTGA
- the moaC gene encoding cyclic pyranopterin monophosphate synthase MoaC: MSETFTHIDADGRTRMVDVGAKSKTRRLAIAGGEVRLAPKTMQLLATAALPKGDALATAKIAGILAAKRTADLIPLCHPLPLAFADVRFFVDEAAAIVRIEAEASTTAETGVEMEALTAASVAALTIYDMCKAVQKDIVLGEIRLLFKSGGKSGTYVAPEWPTDRPLPA; encoded by the coding sequence ATGAGCGAAACCTTCACCCATATCGACGCCGACGGCCGCACCCGCATGGTCGATGTCGGGGCCAAGTCCAAGACGCGCCGCCTGGCCATTGCCGGCGGCGAAGTCCGGCTTGCGCCCAAAACCATGCAGCTTTTGGCCACCGCCGCCCTGCCCAAGGGTGACGCTCTGGCCACGGCCAAGATTGCCGGAATCCTCGCCGCCAAGCGCACGGCCGACCTGATTCCCCTGTGCCATCCGCTGCCCCTGGCCTTTGCCGACGTCCGGTTCTTCGTGGACGAGGCCGCGGCCATCGTCCGCATCGAGGCCGAAGCCTCGACCACGGCCGAGACCGGCGTGGAGATGGAGGCCCTGACCGCCGCCTCGGTGGCCGCGCTCACCATTTACGACATGTGCAAGGCCGTGCAGAAGGACATCGTCCTCGGCGAGATCCGGCTCCTCTTCAAGTCCGGCGGCAAGTCCGGCACCTACGTCGCCCCCGAATGGCCCACGGACCGCCCGTTGCCGGCGTGA
- the dnaJ gene encoding molecular chaperone DnaJ, with amino-acid sequence MPRDYYEVLGVERDADDEAIKKAYRQLAFKFHPDRNPDDPESESKFKEAAEAYEVLRNPETRARYDRFGQEGLGGNGFGGFNSTDDVFSAFSDIFGEFFGFAGRTSRGPRPQSGNDLRYDLTVSFRDAAKGTEVTLKIPKNVQCHVCDGSGAEPGTAPETCKQCGGSGQVVQSQGFFRIAVTCPVCRGEGRVVTSPCKECRGRGVTRQVRELKVRVPAGVDDGSRLRLRGEGEPGLHGGPPGDLYVILRVEPDKVFERQGQNLVLRADISFVQAALGHKIEVPTLDGHEMMDIPKGTQSGEVFSLRGLGLPVPGSSRSGDLLVEVTVLTPKNLTKKQEELLQEFEKLDEQKPMKKVKDFFRKAKEVMGN; translated from the coding sequence ATGCCCCGGGATTACTACGAAGTTCTCGGCGTTGAGCGGGACGCCGACGATGAGGCCATCAAGAAGGCCTACCGCCAGCTGGCCTTCAAGTTCCACCCCGACCGCAACCCCGACGATCCCGAGTCCGAATCCAAGTTCAAGGAAGCGGCCGAGGCCTACGAGGTGCTGCGAAACCCCGAGACCCGGGCCCGGTACGACCGGTTCGGCCAGGAGGGGCTTGGCGGCAACGGCTTTGGCGGATTCAACTCCACCGACGACGTTTTCAGCGCCTTTTCCGACATCTTCGGGGAGTTTTTCGGCTTCGCCGGCCGGACCTCGCGCGGTCCGCGCCCCCAGTCCGGAAACGACCTGCGCTATGACCTGACCGTCTCCTTCCGCGACGCCGCCAAGGGGACCGAGGTCACGCTCAAGATCCCGAAAAACGTGCAGTGCCACGTCTGCGACGGCTCCGGAGCCGAGCCCGGCACCGCGCCCGAGACCTGCAAGCAGTGCGGCGGCTCGGGCCAGGTGGTCCAGAGCCAGGGCTTTTTCCGCATCGCCGTGACCTGTCCCGTCTGCCGGGGCGAGGGCCGGGTGGTCACGTCGCCGTGCAAGGAATGCCGGGGACGGGGCGTCACCCGCCAAGTCCGGGAGCTCAAGGTCCGGGTGCCGGCCGGCGTGGACGACGGCAGCCGGCTGCGGCTTCGCGGCGAGGGCGAGCCCGGGCTCCACGGCGGGCCGCCGGGCGACCTGTACGTCATCCTGCGGGTCGAGCCGGACAAGGTCTTCGAGCGCCAGGGCCAGAACCTGGTCCTTCGGGCCGACATCAGCTTCGTGCAGGCGGCCCTTGGTCACAAGATCGAGGTGCCGACCCTGGACGGGCACGAGATGATGGACATCCCCAAGGGCACGCAAAGCGGCGAGGTCTTCTCGCTTCGCGGCCTGGGGCTGCCCGTGCCGGGATCGAGCCGCAGCGGCGACCTCTTGGTCGAGGTGACGGTGCTCACCCCCAAAAACCTGACCAAGAAGCAGGAAGAGCTTTTGCAGGAATTCGAGAAGCTCGACGAGCAAAAGCCCATGAAGAAGGTCAAGGATTTCTTCCGTAAAGCCAAGGAAGTCATGGGGAACTGA
- the alr gene encoding alanine racemase encodes MPIAHNYLRTRVRLDHIAANYKRLAGLGGRVLAVIKADAYGHGLLETARVLTGAGCDGFAVGSVAEGAALRAAIPRAAIVSLLGPVLPEDDAMILGHSIIPFIHDFGQLERLAGRAARKRVKARVALKFDTGMARLGFVEADVPELLKRLEDMPAIEVAMVGSHLATADDPAAFAFVAEQGEGFGRICAALRRAGLAFEGSLCNSAGIMAHADRFGFETRRAGIALYGVNPFLGTDRETLGQGLVAAMETVTRIVSVHDVAAGRSVSYGRTFTAERDMRVAVVAAGYADAYSRGLSNAGAMCLAGKRVPIVGRVCMQLTAVDVTGIACAPGDVIHLLGGQGPEAVTANDVAGWWGTIPYEVLCLFGLNPREYV; translated from the coding sequence ATGCCCATTGCCCACAACTACCTGCGCACCCGGGTGCGCCTGGACCATATCGCCGCCAACTACAAACGCCTGGCCGGGCTTGGCGGCCGGGTCCTGGCCGTCATCAAGGCCGACGCCTACGGCCACGGACTGCTCGAAACGGCCCGGGTGCTGACCGGGGCCGGGTGCGACGGCTTTGCCGTGGGTTCGGTGGCCGAGGGCGCGGCCCTGCGGGCCGCCATTCCCCGGGCCGCCATCGTGTCGCTTCTGGGGCCGGTCCTGCCCGAGGACGACGCCATGATCCTCGGCCACAGCATCATCCCCTTCATCCACGACTTCGGGCAGCTCGAACGGCTGGCCGGGCGCGCGGCCAGGAAACGGGTCAAGGCCCGGGTGGCCCTCAAGTTCGACACCGGCATGGCCCGGCTCGGCTTTGTCGAGGCCGACGTGCCGGAGCTTCTAAAACGCCTGGAGGACATGCCGGCCATCGAGGTGGCCATGGTCGGCTCACACCTGGCCACGGCCGACGATCCGGCGGCGTTTGCGTTCGTGGCCGAGCAGGGCGAGGGGTTCGGCCGGATCTGCGCGGCCCTGCGCCGGGCGGGCCTCGCCTTCGAGGGGTCGCTGTGCAATTCCGCCGGCATCATGGCCCACGCCGACCGGTTCGGCTTCGAGACCCGCCGGGCCGGCATCGCGCTGTACGGCGTCAATCCGTTTCTCGGAACCGACCGGGAGACGCTCGGCCAGGGGCTGGTCGCGGCCATGGAGACGGTGACGCGCATCGTCTCGGTCCACGACGTGGCCGCCGGCCGGTCGGTCAGCTACGGCCGGACGTTCACGGCCGAGCGCGACATGCGGGTGGCGGTGGTGGCCGCCGGCTATGCCGACGCCTACAGCCGGGGGCTGTCCAACGCCGGGGCCATGTGCCTGGCCGGCAAGCGGGTGCCGATCGTCGGACGGGTCTGCATGCAGTTGACAGCCGTGGACGTGACGGGCATCGCCTGCGCGCCCGGCGACGTCATCCATCTGCTCGGCGGCCAGGGGCCGGAAGCGGTCACGGCCAACGACGTGGCCGGCTGGTGGGGGACCATTCCCTACGAAGTCCTATGCCTCTTTGGCCTGAACCCCCGGGAATACGTCTAA
- the hisF gene encoding imidazole glycerol phosphate synthase subunit HisF, producing the protein MLSKRVIPCLDVRDGKLTKGIKFKGNVDIGDPVETARLYYEAGADELVFYDITASSEGRGIMLDVVDKVAREIFIPFSVGGGISTVEDMRAVLLAGAEKISVNSAAVKNPDIISQGAAAFGSQCVVVGMDVKKVPVSKEIPSGYEIVIHGGRKAMGLDAIDWAKTVEALGAGEICCNSIDADGAKTGYELTLTRLICEAVTIPVIASGGAGNPDHMADAVTTGKASAALIASIVHYGEYTIKQCKDHMAARGVKVRSVW; encoded by the coding sequence ATGCTCTCCAAACGCGTCATTCCCTGCCTGGACGTCCGCGACGGCAAGCTCACCAAGGGCATCAAGTTCAAGGGCAACGTGGACATCGGCGACCCGGTCGAGACCGCCCGCCTCTACTACGAGGCCGGGGCCGACGAGCTGGTCTTTTACGACATCACGGCTTCGAGCGAAGGCCGGGGCATCATGCTCGATGTGGTCGACAAGGTGGCGAGGGAGATATTTATCCCCTTCTCGGTCGGCGGCGGCATCTCCACGGTCGAGGACATGCGGGCGGTGCTCTTGGCCGGCGCGGAAAAGATCTCGGTCAATTCCGCGGCCGTCAAAAACCCGGACATCATCAGCCAGGGCGCGGCCGCCTTCGGCTCCCAGTGCGTGGTGGTCGGCATGGACGTCAAAAAGGTGCCCGTGTCCAAAGAGATCCCGTCCGGCTACGAAATCGTCATCCACGGCGGCCGCAAGGCCATGGGCCTCGACGCCATCGACTGGGCCAAGACCGTGGAGGCGCTCGGGGCCGGGGAAATCTGCTGCAACTCCATCGACGCCGACGGGGCCAAGACGGGCTACGAACTGACGCTGACGCGCCTTATCTGCGAAGCCGTGACCATCCCGGTCATCGCCTCCGGCGGTGCCGGCAACCCCGACCACATGGCCGACGCCGTGACCACCGGCAAAGCCTCGGCCGCACTCATCGCCTCCATCGTCCACTACGGCGAGTACACCATCAAGCAGTGCAAAGACCACATGGCCGCCCGCGGCGTCAAAGTACGCAGCGTGTGGTAG
- the mutL gene encoding DNA mismatch repair endonuclease MutL, which translates to MPNAVKHRTIRVLPPELQNQIAAGEVVERPASVLKELVENSLDAGAARIDVAIEGGGRTLLSVADDGWGMTPEELPLAVTRHATSKIASMAELASIASFGFRGEALPSIASVSTFTLTSRHEAFDEGAIIKVESGRIVERGPAALAKGTRIEVRDLFAAVPARLKFLKSEPTETKRATDVFCRTALARLDVAMKLSVGGKTSLRFPAGQTLLARLSGIWPPAVTDDLFEVDYALGPIRVHGILGKPLKAQAKADRMLFYVNGRAVLDRVLLAAVREAYKGRLLSREYPQAVLFLEIPPEDLDVNVHPAKTEVRFRDEQAVFVNLRRAVGQALDKNLVLRTVPAPEPWVRQDAEGPKFASRLDFLGELARADAPSPKETTPMAGSGREDSLRPWSDAPAPPARPGGPGSSGGPSSGPAEASGPHVAEGAPPVRQAPLRHPDPPAVVRHERGEEAAGPAPEILRARTVEELEPALPPGVRYLGQFADTYLIVDLGRELVLVDQHAAHERILFAAMEASGHRGHSRPVGIPVEVPLHASEAARLRELFPELRAMGFVLETPRPGLVAMTGAPPALSVGQAREYLSAALAGQSKTLRDLWILMSCKTAVKAGTPLADDEAVALLAQWAKAPDRDYCPHGRPVTVRFGPREMEKMFKRRK; encoded by the coding sequence ATGCCAAACGCCGTCAAACACCGCACCATCCGCGTCCTGCCGCCGGAACTGCAAAACCAGATCGCCGCCGGCGAGGTGGTGGAGCGGCCGGCCAGCGTGCTCAAGGAACTGGTGGAAAACAGCCTCGACGCCGGAGCCGCGCGCATCGACGTGGCCATCGAGGGCGGCGGCCGCACGCTCCTCTCCGTGGCCGACGACGGCTGGGGCATGACGCCCGAGGAACTGCCGCTGGCCGTCACGCGCCACGCCACGAGCAAGATCGCCTCCATGGCCGAACTGGCCAGCATCGCGAGCTTCGGCTTTCGCGGCGAGGCCCTGCCGAGCATCGCCTCGGTCTCGACCTTTACCCTCACCTCCCGCCACGAGGCCTTTGACGAGGGGGCGATCATCAAGGTCGAAAGCGGCCGCATCGTCGAGCGCGGCCCGGCCGCCCTGGCCAAGGGCACGCGCATCGAGGTCCGGGACCTCTTCGCCGCCGTGCCGGCCCGGCTCAAATTCCTGAAATCCGAGCCCACCGAGACCAAGCGGGCCACGGACGTCTTTTGCCGCACCGCCCTGGCCCGGCTGGACGTGGCCATGAAACTTTCGGTCGGCGGCAAAACCAGCCTGCGCTTTCCGGCCGGCCAGACGCTTCTCGCCCGCCTGTCCGGCATCTGGCCGCCGGCCGTCACCGACGACCTCTTCGAGGTGGACTACGCCCTGGGCCCGATCCGGGTCCATGGCATCCTCGGCAAGCCGCTCAAGGCCCAGGCCAAGGCCGACCGGATGCTTTTCTACGTCAACGGCCGGGCCGTCCTCGACCGGGTGCTCCTGGCCGCCGTGCGCGAGGCCTACAAGGGCCGGCTGCTCTCCCGCGAATACCCGCAAGCCGTCCTTTTCCTGGAGATCCCGCCCGAGGACCTGGACGTGAACGTCCATCCGGCCAAGACCGAGGTCCGGTTTCGCGACGAGCAGGCCGTGTTTGTAAACCTCCGCCGGGCGGTCGGCCAGGCCCTGGACAAAAACCTCGTCCTTCGCACCGTGCCCGCGCCCGAGCCGTGGGTCCGGCAGGACGCCGAAGGGCCGAAGTTTGCCTCGCGCCTGGATTTCCTCGGCGAACTGGCCCGGGCCGACGCTCCGAGCCCGAAGGAAACCACGCCCATGGCCGGCTCCGGCCGGGAGGACTCCCTCCGGCCCTGGTCCGACGCGCCGGCCCCTCCGGCCCGCCCGGGCGGTCCAGGCAGTTCGGGCGGTCCGTCATCAGGGCCGGCCGAGGCCTCCGGGCCGCACGTCGCCGAAGGCGCGCCCCCGGTCCGGCAGGCCCCCCTGCGCCATCCCGATCCGCCGGCCGTGGTCCGCCACGAGCGCGGCGAAGAGGCTGCCGGACCGGCGCCGGAAATCCTCCGTGCCCGGACCGTGGAGGAGCTGGAGCCGGCCCTGCCGCCCGGGGTCCGCTACCTGGGCCAGTTCGCGGACACCTACCTCATCGTGGACCTCGGCCGGGAACTGGTCCTCGTTGACCAGCACGCGGCCCACGAGCGCATCCTGTTCGCGGCCATGGAGGCGTCCGGCCACCGGGGCCACAGCCGGCCGGTCGGCATCCCGGTCGAGGTGCCGCTCCATGCCTCGGAAGCGGCCCGGCTGCGGGAGCTTTTCCCCGAGCTTCGGGCCATGGGCTTTGTGCTCGAAACGCCCCGGCCCGGCCTGGTGGCCATGACCGGCGCGCCGCCGGCGCTGTCCGTGGGCCAGGCCCGGGAGTACCTGTCCGCCGCCCTGGCCGGGCAGTCCAAGACCCTGCGCGACCTGTGGATTCTCATGAGCTGCAAGACGGCCGTCAAGGCCGGCACCCCGCTTGCCGACGACGAGGCCGTGGCGCTCTTGGCCCAGTGGGCCAAGGCGCCGGACCGGGACTACTGCCCCCACGGCCGGCCGGTAACGGTCCGCTTCGGGCCGCGCGAAATGGAGAAGATGTTCAAGCGCCGGAAATAG